From the Nostoc sp. PCC 7107 genome, the window TGCCTTCTGCCTCCTGCCTCCTGCCTTCTGCTAAATATCAAAGACTAGAATCTCTGTGATCAAAAGCATCTATGCCGAAACGCCTTCTAGTTGTTGAATCTCCTGGGAAAGTCAAAAAGCTCAGTCAGATTTTGGGTGCTGATTGGATTGTCCGAGCTAGTTGCGGTCACATCCGCGAACTCAGCGATACAGGCGAAGATTCGTTGGGTTTTGTCATTGATGATGATCATGTCAAATGCAACTATGTACCGCGTGACCAACGCTCTAAAGAAACTATCCAGCAGCTAAAGGCAGTTAGCAAGCAGGTTGATGAAGTTGTTCTCGCCACAGACCCAGATAGAGAAGGGGAAACAATTGCTTGGCATCTCAAAGAAGTGCTGGGATTACGGGAACCGAAACGAGTTATCTACAGTGAAATTACCGCCTCTGCGGTGCAAAGTGCGATCGCAAATCCTCGCAAACTCGATTCTAACTTGGTTGGTGCTGGACTTTGCCGCGATTGTCTCGATAAGCTTGTAGGCTACAAAGGTAGTCCCTTAGTTTGGGCGTTAAATAATGGTGCGAAGAGTGTCGGTCGAGTACAAAGTGCGACTTTGCACCTAATATGTCAGCGAGAACGAGAAATTGTCACCTTTGTACCCCAAGACTATTGGAGTGTGTGGGTAGACTACGCCGAAGGATTCCGGGCTTTTTATAAAGGCACAGCCAATTCTCCCACAGATGCGCCAGAATCAGAAACAGAAGCCCATGACGATGCAGCAGATAATAGCACAAAAGCGCCAGAGTCAAAACGGGTTCTTTCGGAAGCAGAAGCCATACGTTTAGTCGAAGAAGCTCGTCAGCATCCCCATCAAGTGATACAAGTTGAAGGTAAAACTGTATATCGTCAACCACCGCCACCATTTATTACTTCCACACTGCAACAAGCCGCCGGTTCCAAGCTAAAATTAGCCCCAGACAAAACAATGGTTTTAGCCCAAAAGCTGTATGAAGCTGGGTTAATTACATATATGCGGACAGATTCAGTAATGTTAAGCCCTGAATTCTGCACTGCGGCTCGTCAATGGTTGGAAGAACATGATCCGCAGAATGTACCACAGCAAGTTGCCAAACATCGCAGTGCGAAAACAGCCCAAGAAGCACATGAAGCGATTCGCCCTACCGATGTATTTCGTCCATCAGTCCAGCTACGGCAAGAATTACCTGCTGATGAATTTGACTTGTATGTGATGATTTGGAAAAGAGCGATCGCCTCTCAATGTCGGGCTGCTCAACTCCGCAAAACTCAGATTATCACTCAGTCGGGTTCTTTGTTGTGGCAAGCTAGAGGCCAAGTAATCGAATTTTACGGTTACGCTCGCTATTGGAATAACCTCAGCAAAGATAGTGTGTTAACTGTGGTGCAACAGGGACAAGCCTTAACTCTAGACAATGCTAATTCAGAGAAAAAACAGACTCAGCCGCCACCTCGTTACAGTGAACCGAAATTAGTCCAACTCATGGAGCGTAAAGGTATCGGTCGTCCGAGTACATTCGCGCCCACGGTTGCTACCCTCAAGAAACGAAGTTATGTGCAGTTAATCAAGGGAAATCTTCAACCCACAACGTTAGGGCTAGAAGTTGATGATTTTTTGCAGAAAGCTTTGCCAGATTTACTAGAAGCAGAGTTCACCGCCAAAATGGAAAGCGCCCTCGATGCGATCGCCGCAGGCAAACAAGGCTGGCAGCAATACTTAACAACTTGGAATAAAAATTACTTCGTTCCAGCCTTAGCAAAAGCCAAAACTGTTGTTATCATACCTTCAAATACGAAAACCTCAGTATCTGAAAGCAAATATGATACTTCTAAAACTCGCTGTCCTGAGTGTAATAATTTTCTCGCTAAAATTCCCAGCAGCAAAGTCAAGAAAAAATATTTCCTCAAATGCAACAGTGGCTGTGCAAATATAGTCCTATTTTGGAGTGACTTTAACAAATCTTGGCAACCACCACGCGCCCAAGAAACCAAGCCAGAAAATCGCTCCCAATCACCTGCGAAATTAAGCTCGTATCCCTGTCCAGTCTGCAAAAAACCTCTAGAAGAGTATAGCTATACCAAAGACGGACAGAGCAAAACCATGCTGCGTTGTTCTGCTGCGTCTCGTCAAGATAAAAAGCATAAAGATGTGGCTTATTTTAGTACAGCCAAAGGTTGGTGGAGTCCTAAATTTGGCGAGTTGAATTCAGAGAGAAAATAATTTGTCTGGTGGGGTGACAAAGCATCTGAAGAAAAGTCAGTAGAGGAGTGTGACCGTTTTTAGATCAAAAAAGATAGGTTAGGTATTATCAATAATAGTTATTAAATGATAATAATATCTACATTCTACAAAACATAATTGGCTTAATAATATAATATCTGCCACTATCCAGTAGTGGTCACTATCTTGTAATCTTATTTCTGACAGTGATGGTATCTTTCATCCAAAATACCACTCATATCCTTTCTTCCCTGGGAAATGTCGGCATTAAGAACCTAGTAATTGAACACTTTAGTACGCAGTCTTCCTTAGAGGTTGTTTGAAAAGTCCTTAGTGATGTATCAAATACTTTCATATCTCTCTAAGTCGCCCTTTTTAAGGGAGACTTAGGCAGGGTGGTTTCATACGAAAAAAGAAAAATCCATAAGTCCTGATTTCTCATTTTGTGGCAGAGATTATGACCCCTCTCCAAACCTATTTCCCACGAAGGGGAGAGGCTTTGAAATACAGTT encodes:
- the topA gene encoding type I DNA topoisomerase is translated as MPKRLLVVESPGKVKKLSQILGADWIVRASCGHIRELSDTGEDSLGFVIDDDHVKCNYVPRDQRSKETIQQLKAVSKQVDEVVLATDPDREGETIAWHLKEVLGLREPKRVIYSEITASAVQSAIANPRKLDSNLVGAGLCRDCLDKLVGYKGSPLVWALNNGAKSVGRVQSATLHLICQREREIVTFVPQDYWSVWVDYAEGFRAFYKGTANSPTDAPESETEAHDDAADNSTKAPESKRVLSEAEAIRLVEEARQHPHQVIQVEGKTVYRQPPPPFITSTLQQAAGSKLKLAPDKTMVLAQKLYEAGLITYMRTDSVMLSPEFCTAARQWLEEHDPQNVPQQVAKHRSAKTAQEAHEAIRPTDVFRPSVQLRQELPADEFDLYVMIWKRAIASQCRAAQLRKTQIITQSGSLLWQARGQVIEFYGYARYWNNLSKDSVLTVVQQGQALTLDNANSEKKQTQPPPRYSEPKLVQLMERKGIGRPSTFAPTVATLKKRSYVQLIKGNLQPTTLGLEVDDFLQKALPDLLEAEFTAKMESALDAIAAGKQGWQQYLTTWNKNYFVPALAKAKTVVIIPSNTKTSVSESKYDTSKTRCPECNNFLAKIPSSKVKKKYFLKCNSGCANIVLFWSDFNKSWQPPRAQETKPENRSQSPAKLSSYPCPVCKKPLEEYSYTKDGQSKTMLRCSAASRQDKKHKDVAYFSTAKGWWSPKFGELNSERK